The proteins below are encoded in one region of Labeo rohita strain BAU-BD-2019 chromosome 15, IGBB_LRoh.1.0, whole genome shotgun sequence:
- the LOC127177373 gene encoding galectin-9-like, translating to MAFYQQQPFYNPKVPFTGQIQGGLQDGKSIIISGRVLPGANRFHVNLQCGTHSGANIALHFNPRYDNPVCVVHNSLQNGSWGSEERKYESPFPQGQTFTLQILVEQGLYKISTNGRHFMDYRHRIPYSQVNAISVGGMVELNSVAFQNPAPYVPAQPAFPSYMAPQVGFQPQYGVPPACGFPAYPSAPNYTIPYKTVINGGLHPGKNIVISGVVNPSANRLTFNLRYRSGIAFHYNPRFDENVVVRNTNQMERWGPEERFGGLPFQRGQPFQVTISCNPHHYNVFVNGQQAHTYKHRYTQLNDIDILEITGDLQLTLVQA from the exons ATGGCTTTTTATCAACAACAGCCGTTTTACAACCCG AAAGTCCCATTCACTGGCCAGATTCAGGGAGGCCTGCAAGATGGAAAGAGCATTATCATAAGTGGACGGGTTTTACCTGGGGCTAACAG GTTTCATGTGAACCTTCAGTGTGGTACTCATTCCGGGGCTAATATTGCTCTGCACTTCAATCCACGCTATGACAACCCTGTGTGTGTGGTGCACAACAGCCTCCAGAACGGGTCTTGGGGCTCAGAGGAACGCAAATATGAATCTCCCTTCCCCCAGGGCCAAACATTCACCCTCCAGATCCTTGTCGAGCAGGGCCTATACAAG ATATCTACTAATGGCAGGCACTTCATGGACTATAGACACCGCATTCCATACTCTCAGGTGAACGCCATCTCAGTGGGAGGAATGGTGGAGTTGAACTCCGTTGCTTTCCAGAATCCTGCG ccCTATGTACCTGCACAACCAGCCTTTCCG AGTTATATGGCACCTCAAGTAGGATTTCAG CCTCAGTATGGTGTACCTCCAGCATGTGGG TTCCCGGCATACCCATCGGCACCCAACTAT ACTATCCCGTACAAAACCGTGATCAATGGTGGACTTCACCCTGGCAAAAACATTGTCATCAGTGGAGTTGTCAACCCCAGTGCTAACAG ATTAACATTTAACCTGCGCTACAGAAGTGGGATTGCATTTCATTACAATCCTCGTTTCGATGAGAATGTGGTTGTGCGCAACACCAATCAGATGGAGAGGTGGGGTCCAGAGGAACGGTTCGGAGGCTTGCCGTTTCAAAGAGGACAACCTTTTCAG GTCACCATCTCCTGCAATCCCCATCATTACAATGTGTTTGTCAATGGCCAACAAGCACACACCTACAAACATCGCTACACACAGCTGAACGACATTGATATTTTGGAGATTACTGGAGATCTGCAGCTGACTTTAGTGCAGGCTTAA